In Maridesulfovibrio frigidus DSM 17176, a genomic segment contains:
- a CDS encoding dihydrolipoyl dehydrogenase family protein: MPICDYDLGVIGGGAAGLTVAAGAAQLGVKVLLIEKEEVLGGDCLHYGCVPSKTLIRTARVRHLMGKAQDFGLPAVELPPVDYSKVSDRISSVVSEIQKHDSVERFNSLGVDVRFGSPSFVEQYSVLMGGKTVSARSWVVATGSSPSAPPIPGLDDVPYLTNMDVFSMQDLPSSLVVLGGGPIAVEMAQAFQRLGCEVTVIQRSSHILSKEDADMAEYVMQGMMEDGVKFVLGAKVTLVKKSAGGVEVELEESGTPRVIKGAKLLVAMGRKANIDGLGLDEIGIAHTKAGIDVDAKMRTSVKNIYAAGDVTGKYRFTHAAGYEGGIIVANAVMHLPRKANYKWLPWCTYSDPELASVGLNESAAKAQGIKYSTVIEEFSGSDRALAEGEARGRIKIVLNRRGKPLGVQIAAVHAGELLGEWVAAVNGGVGLATLAGAIHPYPTMSEMNKKAAGKLIGEKIFSDNVRKILRKLFSYRG; encoded by the coding sequence ATGCCGATTTGCGATTATGATTTAGGGGTTATCGGGGGAGGAGCTGCCGGACTTACTGTTGCAGCAGGCGCGGCTCAGCTTGGAGTTAAAGTATTGCTCATAGAAAAGGAAGAGGTGCTTGGCGGCGACTGTCTTCATTACGGCTGTGTGCCTAGTAAAACTTTAATCCGTACAGCTCGTGTACGTCATTTAATGGGCAAAGCGCAGGATTTTGGTTTGCCTGCTGTGGAATTGCCACCTGTAGATTATTCAAAAGTTTCAGATCGTATTTCATCCGTAGTTTCTGAGATTCAAAAGCATGACTCTGTCGAACGGTTCAATTCGCTTGGAGTAGATGTGCGTTTCGGATCACCATCTTTCGTTGAACAGTATTCAGTACTGATGGGCGGTAAAACCGTTTCCGCTAGATCGTGGGTTGTTGCCACTGGATCGTCCCCTTCCGCTCCTCCAATTCCTGGTCTTGATGATGTACCTTACCTCACTAATATGGACGTTTTTTCCATGCAGGATCTTCCTTCGTCATTAGTAGTGCTTGGCGGTGGCCCGATTGCCGTTGAGATGGCGCAGGCTTTTCAGCGGCTCGGGTGCGAAGTTACTGTTATTCAGCGCAGCAGCCATATTTTGAGTAAAGAAGATGCGGATATGGCTGAGTATGTCATGCAGGGCATGATGGAAGATGGTGTCAAATTCGTTTTGGGAGCTAAAGTTACTCTAGTTAAAAAAAGTGCTGGCGGAGTCGAGGTCGAACTCGAAGAATCCGGTACTCCGCGAGTTATAAAAGGCGCGAAGCTACTTGTCGCTATGGGGCGCAAAGCTAATATTGATGGGCTGGGACTTGATGAAATCGGTATAGCGCACACCAAGGCTGGAATTGATGTTGATGCCAAAATGCGCACTTCGGTCAAAAATATTTATGCGGCGGGTGACGTTACGGGCAAGTATCGTTTTACCCATGCGGCGGGCTATGAGGGCGGAATAATTGTTGCCAACGCTGTTATGCATTTGCCTCGCAAGGCGAATTATAAATGGCTGCCGTGGTGTACTTATTCAGACCCAGAACTTGCAAGTGTGGGGCTTAATGAATCTGCCGCAAAAGCGCAGGGCATTAAGTATAGTACGGTGATTGAAGAATTTTCGGGTAGTGATCGCGCACTTGCAGAAGGAGAGGCGAGGGGGCGTATTAAGATTGTCCTTAACCGTAGAGGAAAGCCGCTCGGAGTGCAGATTGCCGCAGTACATGCTGGAGAACTTCTTGGAGAATGGGTTGCCGCAGTGAATGGCGGTGTCGGGCTGGCAACACTCGCCGGAGCAATTCATCCATATCCGACCATGTCGGAAATGAATAAGAAAGCGGCTGGCAAACTTATTGGTGAAAAGATCTTCTCTGATAATGTCCGTAAAATTTTGCGGAAGTTGTTTTCTTATCGGGGGTAG
- a CDS encoding S9 family peptidase, with protein sequence MNKYKYLCFYIALLPLLLSLGACAKTTVETKTKMEMSGGRVDKTEFIPLRDFFKNPVASAFSISPDGAKIAWTAPWQDRMNIFVKDIFSGETTRITASTERSVSGYSWVGNSHIIYGQDTDGDENFHTYSAPIDGGGAVDLTPFENTRTDLVDELDHDDEHILISMNKRDPRFFDVFKLNVVTGELTLEAENPGNVTHWITDHAGVLRIAIIEQGGNDIVLYRKTSQDEFSPIKTLDFRTTFSPLLFDFDNNKFYVVTNIDRDNTAIYLYNPDNNELETMIFEHPEVDVSNLIVSKKRKVVTGAGYYSDKHHYVFFDDEREEVQLELEKLLPEYEVVVTDISKDETKMIVRTYSDKSLGAGYLYDIPSKKLEKIADVSPWLDESRMSAMKPVSFTSRDGLTIHGYLSLPINGPQKNLPVVLNPHGGPWARDHWGFDPQIQFLTNRGIAVMQVNFRGSTGYGKSFWEKGFKQWGLNMQNDLTDAVKWMVDSGIANPKKVAIYGASYGGYATLAGLTFTPDVYACGIDYVGPSNLFTLLESLPPYWEPARERFYAMVGDPIRDKKLLTQISPVFHVDQITAPLFVAQGANDPRVKQAESDQIVKALQKRGVAVEYMVKENEGHGFMNQENKFDFYEKMEVFLNKHLLQ encoded by the coding sequence ATGAATAAATACAAATATCTTTGCTTTTACATCGCACTTCTGCCACTACTTTTAAGTCTTGGAGCTTGCGCAAAAACCACAGTCGAAACCAAAACTAAAATGGAAATGAGTGGAGGACGTGTCGACAAAACAGAGTTTATTCCTCTGCGCGACTTCTTCAAAAATCCGGTAGCAAGCGCGTTCTCAATTTCTCCTGACGGCGCCAAAATTGCGTGGACGGCTCCTTGGCAGGACCGCATGAATATATTCGTTAAAGATATATTCAGCGGAGAAACAACTAGAATAACAGCCAGCACCGAGCGTAGTGTTTCAGGGTATTCATGGGTTGGTAATAGCCATATTATATACGGGCAGGACACAGACGGAGACGAAAATTTCCACACCTACTCCGCCCCGATTGACGGGGGAGGAGCTGTGGATTTAACCCCGTTTGAAAATACTAGAACGGACCTTGTGGACGAACTGGATCACGATGACGAACATATTTTGATAAGCATGAATAAGCGCGACCCTCGTTTTTTTGACGTGTTTAAACTGAATGTTGTTACTGGGGAACTTACGCTCGAAGCTGAAAACCCGGGTAACGTCACGCACTGGATAACAGATCATGCGGGAGTGTTGCGGATAGCAATCATAGAACAGGGCGGCAATGATATCGTCCTCTATCGCAAAACTTCTCAGGACGAATTTTCTCCCATAAAAACACTAGATTTCAGAACTACTTTTTCTCCCCTGCTTTTCGACTTCGATAACAACAAATTTTATGTCGTGACCAACATAGATAGAGATAACACCGCTATTTATCTCTATAATCCCGACAACAACGAGCTTGAAACAATGATCTTCGAGCACCCAGAAGTCGATGTCAGCAATTTAATCGTATCCAAAAAGAGAAAAGTTGTGACTGGAGCCGGATACTATTCCGACAAGCACCATTACGTATTTTTTGATGATGAACGGGAAGAAGTTCAGTTAGAGCTTGAAAAGTTACTTCCAGAGTACGAAGTTGTCGTCACAGACATTAGCAAAGATGAAACGAAAATGATTGTTCGTACCTATTCCGATAAAAGCCTCGGAGCAGGATATCTCTACGACATCCCAAGTAAGAAGCTTGAAAAGATTGCGGACGTAAGCCCGTGGCTGGATGAATCACGCATGTCCGCTATGAAGCCTGTATCCTTCACTTCGCGCGATGGCCTTACAATTCACGGCTACCTCAGCCTGCCTATTAACGGCCCTCAAAAGAACCTGCCAGTTGTACTAAATCCGCATGGCGGTCCATGGGCTCGCGATCATTGGGGATTCGATCCACAGATTCAGTTCCTTACCAATAGAGGGATTGCAGTAATGCAGGTCAATTTCAGAGGGTCTACAGGATACGGAAAATCGTTCTGGGAAAAAGGGTTCAAGCAATGGGGCCTTAATATGCAAAACGACCTGACTGATGCGGTCAAATGGATGGTTGATTCCGGCATAGCCAACCCTAAAAAAGTCGCGATATACGGAGCATCTTATGGCGGATACGCAACTTTGGCAGGGCTGACATTTACGCCGGATGTATACGCTTGCGGAATTGATTACGTAGGCCCGTCAAACCTTTTCACATTGCTGGAGTCACTGCCGCCTTACTGGGAACCCGCGCGTGAACGTTTTTACGCAATGGTAGGCGATCCAATCCGCGACAAAAAGCTGCTAACGCAAATTTCTCCCGTTTTTCATGTGGACCAAATAACCGCCCCACTCTTCGTGGCCCAAGGCGCAAATGATCCCCGCGTGAAACAAGCTGAGTCTGACCAGATAGTCAAAGCCCTGCAAAAACGCGGTGTTGCGGTAGAATATATGGTTAAAGAAAACGAAGGCCACGGTTTTATGAATCAGGAAAACAAATTCGATTTTTATGAAAAAATGGAAGTGTTTTTAAACAAGCATTTGTTGCAGTAG